In the genome of Sardina pilchardus chromosome 14, fSarPil1.1, whole genome shotgun sequence, the window tgaactacttaaagcgcggcgaggcggtcaaatgaccgctgagtccttagactgggaggcttttacttacacataatgatcgcaagatggcgcttcgtgcacgaatgaaatcgtttggtcataaattcagtttgcactaagccatgtcattcgtgtcagaccgtgttgttgataatctgtggttgtttgtttcattatgacatacagcacgtttgagttatctgttaatgtatttgtgttgatttgtgttgttaaaaactttggaagagttcttgaacaaaccttaagcaaacttgactttcaactaaaatgctctaaaagtgaatgtggctagttctaattcactccccaaattcacttctattcatttaataggtagctagcctatgttcgcgctgccgaaaatgatcggacctggtcacctggaacaaagagcctaatagtctggtttcaattagcctacacagtagccaggatttcatgccgcattttacaggctaccgtggctactttctaaaacaactttcattcatttagggagaagatctagggtctagctacatcggagggagggagatagagagagctatgctgagcaggcataggcgtgagaagtagcataatttaaaataatgagtgaatgatattctctgttttgcgaatgtgtaggctatgtttgcgatgtctgctgaaaaaaaagctaggcctattgtttctacaatttaagctaacttctaggcctatgtgaatttgagattcagcattgagacacacattttctcctagTTAACAAGCAGAGTCGTAGCttactggttagagcttcggcttgatCACCCAAGGGTTattggttcgatccccaaccaattcctgacggaagttctcttgaacaaggcatcaataaagtaggctatatttatattcttttcgattcacataactacacgcacgctggcgaattcgaacattctgaaacgcgcatatgcgatgaaacataattgcgcattcttccacgggttgcctaaacagccagcttacagcctagtctatgcaggggacagatagatggggtgggggtggggaggcagttcctcaatgcctcggtaatatctgtagcctaagtatcctagacgagtgtatgggggagggggatgatcggtttcaaataggctgcaatggatagtgtgttgtatagaccccgaagccatttgctttgagaacggctggctaatgaagttgttggctgggtagctggctcagccaaaaccttaatgcagccgccacagttttcatgactgataatggctttagttgccacttcatgtctacagatgtgtatattgtattagatatcaacacacaatgttattgtattgttttggacaacgttctgcacgtttcacttcaatgtagactgcatgcgttcattgcgttgtgaacagcgcagcaatctctggataggaaacggtggaagtcgcatcagtaggctagctaatagcctatcacgttcaatgctgtaaatccatctgttccagaatatttggttcatatcatcaatctttggttttggtgtttgtgcaaccgggccctgacgatttaacaaaagtctgagtagccctacgtaggaattaggaaagtagcctatgtaaggtgagatcaaaatcaggctactttgtttgctgcttttccccatgtcattttcattggtcgtcaactcactgggagtcctgtgtgtcgtagcaacgagcacaatactgatgtggtgtgtccagtgggaaaatctcatgtaggcctagtttctaggctatcgtttattttttcgcgtgtcactatgatataattatttttagatgcaaaaagtctaactggctttgtcaaagtttgtcagttggcggcagaaaatgattggctggcgaaattatttttcgttaatggtaggcctaaacatattgcgattcatccgtttatttcagataggttgttattaaaaaccattaacaaaaaataattgttcatcgacgttgaaaaacggtcagtaaattctaTCGATATAAGATTTTGCGTTTCGCTCCTGccgagatgtgaacacgggtcttcggcgttgcagacaggagtgttaacgctgcgccaattGACATTATACAACAAGTACGTTAGGATAGGTCCTtcacttgacgtaactcagtcagtccagcaaatatgtaagaaaatgcttatacattagtctgagctttaaaagatagcctacaaatagaagataagatgtacaactatgaatgtacgtaggcatacgcgccctacgtacataaataggctacgacgaaaattacacatgtaggcctgtcgcaacgttttcaaaacaaactcgcattttaccactgtaaatcgcctccatagactatgccatgtaaatgaaaaatagttattaaaataaagcacatatataatacatgttgcacatatataaacgatatgttttatggtaaaatattattctcatgcccgactgacaggaaatccttgcgacatctgctgtgagaaaagagaatagcagcctgaacaaaaatggccgaacgcgagacaacatagtgttgtcacataagtgagcgcaaaatagctctaaactagcttgtaccggtgtgcttttgatcatgtaaaaattctgggtgacaaaacacgcgtatttaggaaaagtcgtgaacgtagggtcctggaatttaatcgagtgaaaagatttttttttttttgtaatcgctgcggtcaaatgaccgcagcccggcagttctaggtatatctaggtcaaacccccacggcgcttctaggaatacgcgtcagcggtcaaatgaccggcgcttggcgcttctagtgttaacagcCACTATTCCCTCAACTACAAAGACGTCTGTTTTCTTTGTGGTCAACCATGTTCTCACCTAACATCACTTTGCAAAAGCATGTAGATATTTCTCCATATCTCAGTAGTATACATTACGTTTCAATAACAATTCAGGTTTTTGTTTCATCTACTACCAAAATATAGATCTAGGTATATTTTCTGTCTTTCAGGTCAGGTACATTGGATCTGGACTCATGCTACAAAGATGGTCAAATTCTAAAGTGTGTGCGTTCAAATAATGGCAAGATCAACTTTTTCATCCAGACTGTCTTTGTTAAGACGGTCTCGTGCTACCGCCTGAGGTGGGAGGAGCTGGAGTCGGACCGCCCAGTGGACCATGCCATGTCTTACAACGGCTCGCATTGGTACGGGGGAGCCGAGTCCGCCATCCAGCACTGGCCCATCACCATCTCAGGCCAGCAAGAGCCCAAGCCTTTCGTGACCGGCGACGTTTACTCCAACCGCAACGAGTTTGGCAGCATCCTAGAGCGCTACTGGCTCTCGTCCAATGCAACTGCCATCAAGATCAACGACTCCGTGCCCTTTCATCTCGGCTGGAATGACACAGAAAAGACCCTTCACTTCCAGGCGCGGTACCAGGACAGCCCGTACAGACCGGACCTCGGACAGCCGCCCTACGCTGAGCTCagctaccgtgtgtgtgtggggctcgACGTCGGCTCCATTCATAAGTACATGGTGCGTCGGTATTTCAACAAACCCTACAAAGTCCCCTCCAAAGTCATGTTCCGACATCCGATTTGGTCTACGTGGGCCCTACACAAGACAGAAATCAATCAGCACAAATTGCTCGAGTACGCGGCCAACATACGAAAGTACGGATTCAATTGCAGCCATTTGGAGCTAGACGATCGGTACAGTGAACGGTACGGGGATTTCGATTTTGACCCAGAAAAGTTCCCAAATGCCTCTGGTATGTTTCAGCAGCTTAAGGCCGATGGCTTCCTTGTGTCTCTCTGGACACATCCGTTTGTCAACTACGACTCTGAGAACTTTGGGATGGTTGTGGAGAAGGGCTTGCTCGTCATGGAGCCCACCGGAAATCTTCCAGCGCTAGTTCGCTGGTGGAACGGAATCGGGGGGATCCTGGACTTTACGAACCCCGAAGCACGGAACTGGTACTCCTCGCATCTCCGAAGCCTACGTTCCAAGTACGGCATCACATCTTTTAAACTCGACGCTGGCGAGACCAGCTACTTGCCCTGGCAGTTCCGGACACGTGCCCACCTGCAAGACCCCAGCACCTTCACGCGACGCTTCACGGAGATGGCCATCCCCTACAACGAGCGAGCCGAACTGCGCGCAGGGTACCAGTCGCAGAACATCTCCTGCTTCTTCCGAATCATTGACCGAGACTCCGTCTGGGGCTATGAGCTTGGCCTCAAGTCCCTCATCCCTTCGGTCCTCACCATCAGTATCCTGGGCTACCAGTTCATCCTGCCAGACATGATTGGGGGAAATGCCTACCCTAACCGCACACACGGCGGCACGGCCCTCCCGGACCGTGAGCTGTATATCCGTTGGCTGGAGCTCTCGGCCTTCATGCCTGCCATGCAGTTCTCAATCCCACCCTGGGAGTATGACGACGAGGTCGTCCAGATAGCCCAGCGTTTCACCAAGCTCCATGAGACTCTGGTTGCTCCCCGGGTGCTGGAGTTGGCCAGTGAGGTGTTGGCCACAGGTGACCCCATTATACGTCCCCTGTGGTGGATAGCCAGCACGGATGAGACGGCCTACAAGATCGACTCGCAGTTCCTCATCGGAGACGATCTGATGGTGGCCCCAGTGCTGGAGCCGGGGAAGCAGGAGAGGGACATCTATCTGCCTGCGGGTCACTGGATTAGCTACAAAGGAGAACGCTATGACCTCAAGGAGGCCCTGCATCTCACAGACTATCCGGTGGACCTAGATGAGATTGCCTATTTTGAATGGATCGCAAAAGCTTAGGCGGTTAAATTCAGCATGTTTTTGGTCCATTTCATTCGGTGTGATGTGTGATTAAGTGTTTCGTTTCAAGGCAAAAAACTGGACTGTTTGTAGTGACAAGCATTTACACTAGTACCAACTGTTTATACAGAATAATAAGCCCTTAAAATGTGATATTTTTTATGAAATCAGGTAGTTAAATACTTATTTAATTATGCAATTGAAAAAGGTTACAATCCATTTAAAGCTTTACTGTTCTTTCAAAAATAAGCTCATCATCTCAGTAGTGTAAATGCTTGTTAAATTGAGGCCTAAGGTTTTCTGCCATATCGTGTGTCCATTCTTTAGCCATGTCATGATGTAGTTGTTGTAAGACTTTACTCAGGCTTGTCAAGCAACGAAAGGATCCAATCCTCACGCAGAATTGAGAGCACAGCGCACCAAGGCACCAGAATGACTCAGTCGTCCCAACGGTGCTGTGGCTAACTACTGCATGAACAGTAAGCTTTTTATCAGCGACTCTCACAAGTCCCTGGTTTGTTGTCTGGCCATGGGAACGCAACCAGTCTGATGAAACACAGGGCAAAAGTCCACTCACGCTTCTCCATGTGCCTTGCCTTTCACCATTGAATGTACCTTATAATGCAATAACGTAGTTATTACCACAAATTTGAATAATCGTGATGTATTTAATAACAGACAAAAAAAGCTTTATCATAAGTGGTGTTACATTCAAATACATCTCAGTGAGTCATGTAAAGGTTAATGTTATGATGTTTCAGGTTTGTATATGCAGGGCAGTGATAATGACAAAATAATATTGTTAAAAAGGGATGTTTTGTTAATCAAAATCTAGGCAACAATATATGACAATTGTATCTGTCTATTGCTTCTGAGGATGTGGTGTTTGCTACTATAT includes:
- the myorg gene encoding myogenesis-regulating glycosidase, with the translated sequence MYQVVPGGAGGTITDATPIKKSISKDTRPVVAAGVLGVVLVIAAVTAWCYYIASLPKPDLLRTEMLELNKDGFIIRNQAGSMVFKMAFRSGTLDLDSCYKDGQILKCVRSNNGKINFFIQTVFVKTVSCYRLRWEELESDRPVDHAMSYNGSHWYGGAESAIQHWPITISGQQEPKPFVTGDVYSNRNEFGSILERYWLSSNATAIKINDSVPFHLGWNDTEKTLHFQARYQDSPYRPDLGQPPYAELSYRVCVGLDVGSIHKYMVRRYFNKPYKVPSKVMFRHPIWSTWALHKTEINQHKLLEYAANIRKYGFNCSHLELDDRYSERYGDFDFDPEKFPNASGMFQQLKADGFLVSLWTHPFVNYDSENFGMVVEKGLLVMEPTGNLPALVRWWNGIGGILDFTNPEARNWYSSHLRSLRSKYGITSFKLDAGETSYLPWQFRTRAHLQDPSTFTRRFTEMAIPYNERAELRAGYQSQNISCFFRIIDRDSVWGYELGLKSLIPSVLTISILGYQFILPDMIGGNAYPNRTHGGTALPDRELYIRWLELSAFMPAMQFSIPPWEYDDEVVQIAQRFTKLHETLVAPRVLELASEVLATGDPIIRPLWWIASTDETAYKIDSQFLIGDDLMVAPVLEPGKQERDIYLPAGHWISYKGERYDLKEALHLTDYPVDLDEIAYFEWIAKA